One Astatotilapia calliptera chromosome 1, fAstCal1.2, whole genome shotgun sequence DNA segment encodes these proteins:
- the LOC113030205 gene encoding uncharacterized protein LOC113030205: protein MSDMIERHSGDLDQLKSDAVGVFDQFVDPFTQIASTHLQDKTIKELLKPVEPEIIVTKQTVCYSKRGDSRVLAIKDHCFHYIPLLKSLEQLLSHPRMLAMIDERPKPCKDGFLHDFIDGDIFKWHPLFIKVPTALQLILYTDEIELCNPLGSRANKNKLLLIYYTLGNISPKYRSRLPAIRLLAMVKSKDLSRCGIDEIFERINRDLIELCDGVQVVTARGERTIHGALISVCGDTLAQHEVAGFKEGVGFAYSKCRHCECHFEDMQEKFNEDFFVKRTMASHNRQCNDIEKASTDFLKDKLKITYGINRRSKLTDSPHVDIINQTPQDIMHVILEGVAPYEIKCVLKNLVLSGQMNLDSFNSAILCFPYSPVDVRDKPCPISVSTLSSMTIN, encoded by the coding sequence atgagtGACATGATTGAGAGACATTCTGGGGACCTGGATCAACTAAAGAGTGATGCAGTGGGGGTATTTGACCAGTTTGTTGACCCTTTCACTCAAATTGCTTCCACACATTTGCAGGACAAGACCATCAAAGAACTGTTAAAACCAGTTGAACCAGAGATTATTGTCACAAAACAAACAGTCTGTTATTCGAAGCGTGGAGACTCCAGGGTTCTTGCCATTAAAGACCATTGTTTTCATTACATACCGTTGTTGAAAAGTTTGGAGCAGCTGCTATCACATCCAAGAATGCTTGCAATGATTGATGAGAGGCCAAAGCCATGCAAGGATGGCTTTCTTCATGATTTCATTGATGGAGACATTTTTAAGTGGCACCCACTGTTTATTAAAGTCCCTACAGCATTACAGTTGATTTTATATACAGATGAAATTGAACTATGCAATCCTCTTGGATCTAGGGCAAACAAGAACAAGCTGTTATTGATTTATTACACCTTAGGTAACATCAGCCCTAAGTACAGATCAAGACTTCCTGCTATTCGTCTGCTTGCCATGGTAAAATCAAAAGATCTTTCCCGTTGTGGTATAGATGAGATATTTGAGAGGATTAACCGTGACTTAATTGAGCTGTGTGATGGTGTCCAAGTTGTCACTGCAAGGGGTGAGAGGACAATTCATGGGGCACTCATATCTGTGTGTGGAGACACTCTAGCTCAGCATGAAGTGGCTGGATTTAAGGAAGGAGTGGGTTTTGCCTACAGTAAATGCAGGCACTGCGAATGCCACTTTGAAGACATGCAGGAAAAATTTAATgaagatttttttgttaaaaggaCCATGGCCAGTCATAACAGGCAATGTAATGACATTGAGAAGGCAAGTACGGACTTTCTGAAAGACAAACTAAAAATAACGTATGGTATAAACAGGAGAAGCAAGTTAACAGACTCTCCTCACGTTGATATAATCAATCAAACCCCGCAAGACATCATGCATGTTATCCTTGAAGGCGTTGCCCCATAtgaaatcaaatgtgttttaaagaaTCTTGTGCTTTCAGGGCAAATGAACTTAGATTCATTCAATAGTGCAATTTTGTGTTTCCCTTATTCTCCTGTTGATGTGAGGGATAAGCCTTGCCCCATATCTGTCAGTACGCTTTCatcaatgacaataaattga